CTCTTGTCCGACATCCTGGAATCTGAGGGCTGGGTATGTGAGGGAAGGAAACTCACTCTGACCGTACCGAAGGATGCCTTTTCTCGCGGGGAGAGGGAGATGGTGAAGGCCGTCCACAGCGCCGTCTCGAAGTTGAAGTACCTCATGAAGGTGGCTCGAATCGACTACGAGATGACGGTGGTCTCGGAAGCCTCCACGAAGGAAAGGGAAAGCGTTGACAACGTTGCCAAACTGAAAGTGGGACTCGTGGGAGATTCCAAAGTGGGCAAGACGAGTCTGATCCAAAGATTCGTACTGGATCAGTTTGACGACAAGTACATCAAGACGATAGGAGCGAAGGTCTCCAAGAGGGAGATCCTTCTCCCTCTCTCCGGAAACAGACGGGTGAGAGTGGTCATGATGATCTGGG
This genomic stretch from Candidatus Thermoplasmatota archaeon harbors:
- a CDS encoding GTP-binding protein → LLSDILESEGWVCEGRKLTLTVPKDAFSRGEREMVKAVHSAVSKLKYLMKVARIDYEMTVVSEASTKERESVDNVAKLKVGLVGDSKVGKTSLIQRFVLDQFDDKYIKTIGAKVSKREILLPLSGNRRVRVVMMIWDIIGERNAAELYMSSHFMGMQGILAVCDVTRKRSLDNIGDWASSVFEVAGVVPIQILVNKTDLENQFEIERSDVTESSMSLASPAVFTSAKTGENVDGAFSELAQTILFGKDMKEVSIAAH